A stretch of Halococcus saccharolyticus DSM 5350 DNA encodes these proteins:
- a CDS encoding DUF7312 domain-containing protein, with the protein MADDWKYAVDDFEDGDDATDGGDGTGMESADGEATDVFGEAGATDIEPGSPSLENTLFVCLGVAVALLVILGV; encoded by the coding sequence ATGGCTGACGACTGGAAATACGCGGTCGACGACTTCGAGGACGGTGACGACGCGACCGATGGGGGCGACGGGACCGGGATGGAGTCAGCCGACGGCGAGGCGACCGACGTCTTCGGCGAGGCAGGCGCGACCGACATCGAACCCGGCTCTCCGAGTCTCGAGAACACGCTGTTCGTTTGCCTCGGGGTCGCGGTCGCGCTGCTCGTGATCCTCGGCGTCTGA
- the thiL gene encoding thiamine-phosphate kinase, with protein MDERAALDSLAGRIPAAGDDCAVVDGSVLTTDMLHESTDFPDGTTRYTAGWRAVGASLSDVAAMGASARAAVAVYAAPELDEEDLNAFVDGARDVCEACGAEYVGGDLDSHDEFTVTTTALGRTDDAVLRSGAEPGEAVCVTGRLGRSGAALRLFATGENDRANELFRFTPRIAASEVIAPHAGAMMDSSDGLARSLHQLAAASDCGFAVDTPLPVADAVGEVATDPAEKRELSVFFGEDFELVFTVPESELDAIREAAPVAITRIGSVVESGVTLDGDPLDDRGYTHG; from the coding sequence ATGGACGAGCGGGCGGCTCTCGACAGCCTCGCCGGGCGCATCCCTGCTGCGGGCGACGACTGTGCAGTCGTCGATGGGTCGGTGCTCACGACCGACATGCTTCACGAGTCGACCGACTTCCCCGACGGGACGACGCGGTACACCGCGGGCTGGCGCGCGGTCGGGGCGTCGCTGTCGGATGTGGCCGCGATGGGAGCCTCGGCTCGCGCGGCAGTCGCGGTCTACGCCGCCCCCGAACTCGACGAGGAGGACCTGAACGCGTTCGTCGACGGCGCGCGCGATGTCTGTGAGGCGTGCGGGGCGGAGTACGTCGGCGGCGACCTCGACAGCCACGACGAGTTCACCGTCACGACGACCGCACTCGGCCGGACCGACGACGCCGTGTTGCGGTCGGGTGCGGAGCCGGGTGAGGCGGTCTGTGTGACCGGCCGACTCGGGCGGAGCGGTGCGGCGCTTCGGCTGTTCGCGACGGGTGAGAACGACCGTGCGAACGAACTGTTTCGGTTCACGCCGCGGATCGCGGCCAGCGAGGTGATCGCGCCGCACGCGGGCGCGATGATGGATAGCAGCGACGGGCTCGCCCGCTCGCTCCACCAGTTGGCCGCGGCGAGCGACTGTGGCTTCGCGGTCGATACGCCGCTGCCAGTCGCCGATGCGGTCGGCGAGGTCGCCACCGATCCAGCCGAGAAACGCGAGTTGAGTGTCTTCTTCGGCGAGGATTTCGAGCTCGTGTTCACCGTCCCCGAGAGCGAACTCGACGCTATCCGCGAGGCCGCACCCGTCGCCATCACACGGATCGGTTCGGTCGTCGAAAGCGGCGTGACGCTCGACGGCGACCCGCTCGACGATCGAGGCTACACCCACGGATAG
- a CDS encoding SPFH domain-containing protein — MTLVPLQAGLGFAPAIVVLLVLAVAIITVYSAVEIVNAYEKRALTVLGDYRKLLEPGINFVPPFVNNTYPFDMRTQTLDVPRQEAITRDNSPVTADAVVYIKVMDAKKAFLEVDDYKRAVSNLAQTTLRAVLGDMDLDDTLSKRSEINGRIRKELDEPTDEWGVRVESVEVREVNPSADVQQAMEQQTSAERRRRAMILEAQGERRSAVESAEGEKQSNIIRAQGEKQSQILEAQGDAVSTVLRAKSAESMGERAVIDKGMETLESIGQGESTTFVLPQELSSMLGRYGKHLTGSDVREDGQDLDSLDFDDETRELIGLDDIDEIIGNIDEDAELDIEAMEQEAEAIKTGEATGDIQDPDQVIAEMDEPGGTTSDTDGTERPEGTETGSTEESEAEPEPN, encoded by the coding sequence ATGACACTCGTTCCGCTCCAGGCCGGCCTCGGTTTCGCTCCGGCGATCGTGGTACTGTTGGTGCTGGCGGTCGCGATCATCACTGTCTACAGCGCGGTGGAGATCGTCAACGCCTACGAGAAACGTGCGCTCACGGTGCTCGGCGACTACCGAAAATTGCTCGAACCCGGGATCAACTTCGTCCCGCCGTTCGTCAACAACACCTACCCGTTCGACATGCGGACCCAGACTCTGGACGTCCCGCGCCAGGAGGCGATCACGCGCGACAACTCGCCTGTGACTGCCGACGCCGTCGTCTACATCAAGGTGATGGACGCGAAGAAGGCGTTCCTCGAGGTCGACGACTACAAGCGCGCGGTCTCGAATCTCGCCCAGACCACGCTGCGAGCAGTTTTGGGAGACATGGACTTGGACGACACGCTGAGCAAGCGATCGGAGATCAACGGCCGGATCCGGAAGGAACTCGACGAGCCGACCGACGAGTGGGGTGTGCGGGTCGAGTCGGTCGAAGTTCGCGAAGTCAACCCCTCGGCGGACGTCCAGCAGGCGATGGAACAGCAGACCTCCGCCGAGCGGCGTCGCCGTGCGATGATCCTCGAAGCCCAGGGTGAACGCCGGAGCGCGGTCGAGAGTGCGGAGGGTGAAAAGCAGTCGAACATCATCCGCGCCCAGGGTGAAAAGCAGAGCCAGATCCTCGAAGCCCAGGGTGATGCAGTCTCCACAGTATTGAGAGCGAAATCCGCCGAATCGATGGGTGAGCGTGCGGTGATCGACAAGGGGATGGAAACCCTCGAATCGATCGGCCAGGGCGAATCGACGACGTTCGTCCTGCCCCAGGAACTCTCCTCGATGCTCGGTCGGTACGGCAAGCATCTCACCGGCAGCGACGTTCGGGAAGACGGCCAGGATCTCGACAGCCTCGATTTCGACGACGAGACTCGCGAACTGATCGGACTCGACGACATCGACGAGATCATCGGCAACATCGACGAGGACGCCGAACTCGATATCGAGGCGATGGAACAGGAGGCCGAAGCGATCAAAACCGGGGAGGCGACCGGCGACATCCAGGACCCCGATCAAGTCATCGCTGAGATGGACGAACCCGGCGGCACGACGAGCGACACCGATGGCACCGAACGCCCCGAAGGGACCGAGACGGGCAGCACCGAGGAGAGCGAGGCTGAGCCGGAACCTAACTGA
- a CDS encoding Rrf2 family transcriptional regulator, with the protein MSSIELTDSQKKILQELVDLYRESESAVKGESIAEMVDRNPGTIRNQMQSLKALQLVEGVPGPKGGYKPTANAYSALDIQEMDEPETVPLAHNGERVENANVQEIDLISVHHPEKCRAEIHLQGSVREFHDGDSVTVGPTPKSHLVIEGEIDGTVDTDNVLVLNTSGMRAPAEN; encoded by the coding sequence ATGTCATCTATCGAACTGACTGACAGTCAGAAGAAGATTCTCCAGGAGCTGGTCGATCTCTACCGTGAGAGCGAGAGCGCTGTGAAAGGCGAGTCGATCGCGGAGATGGTCGACCGCAACCCGGGGACGATCCGCAACCAGATGCAGAGCCTCAAAGCGCTCCAGCTCGTCGAGGGCGTCCCGGGGCCGAAAGGCGGCTACAAGCCGACGGCGAACGCCTACAGCGCGCTCGACATCCAGGAGATGGACGAGCCGGAGACCGTTCCGCTGGCCCACAACGGCGAACGTGTCGAGAACGCGAACGTCCAGGAGATCGATCTCATCAGCGTTCACCACCCCGAGAAATGTCGCGCGGAGATCCACCTCCAGGGATCGGTCCGGGAGTTCCACGACGGCGACTCGGTCACGGTCGGTCCGACACCGAAGTCACACCTCGTGATCGAGGGCGAGATCGACGGCACGGTCGACACTGACAACGTCCTCGTGCTCAACACGAGCGGGATGCGAGCCCCGGCAGAAAACTAA
- a CDS encoding YqaA family protein has protein sequence MILTDPAAGAIVPLQFGGLEGAVENASGPLGLLVIAAYSFLIAIVLPLPSEVVLVPAATGLGFGLSEPVAIGVIMLVSGSAKAAGSVVAFHLGHEAKRQSGPVIDRLRESRFDVVEWSERRTVELAREYGYIGLALALSVPFFPDTLSIYAFTVLEEDYVKFAAATFAGSVGRLLVTVGVFAPFFAL, from the coding sequence CTGATTCTCACGGATCCCGCGGCCGGGGCGATCGTGCCGCTGCAGTTCGGCGGGCTGGAGGGAGCGGTCGAGAACGCGTCGGGACCACTCGGCCTCCTCGTCATCGCGGCGTACTCGTTTCTGATCGCGATCGTGCTGCCGTTGCCGAGCGAGGTCGTCCTCGTCCCCGCCGCGACCGGTCTCGGGTTCGGACTGTCCGAACCCGTCGCGATCGGCGTCATCATGCTCGTGAGCGGTTCCGCCAAGGCCGCCGGCAGCGTGGTCGCGTTCCACCTGGGCCACGAGGCGAAACGACAGTCCGGTCCCGTTATCGACCGGCTCCGCGAATCGCGGTTCGACGTCGTGGAGTGGTCCGAGCGCCGGACGGTCGAACTCGCGCGGGAGTACGGCTACATCGGCCTCGCGCTCGCGCTCTCTGTCCCCTTTTTCCCCGATACGCTCTCGATCTACGCGTTCACCGTCCTCGAAGAGGACTACGTGAAGTTCGCCGCCGCCACGTTCGCTGGAAGCGTGGGTCGCCTGCTCGTCACGGTGGGTGTGTTCGCGCCGTTTTTCGCCTTGTGA
- a CDS encoding NfeD family protein, translating into MVLAFAAGAVPLQADLLLNQLPLVLVVAGLGLMGLEALAPGAHFVVLGVALLVAGMVGVALGALGLGGVILAVILAAVVVASGAGTLYAYRKFDFYGGKNMAQTTDSNSLRGKSGRVTERVTHSGGQVKLDGGGFNPYYAARALDGEIPEGERVMVTDPGGGNVVTVESLSAIEGDIDRELARGREEEPDDERERETA; encoded by the coding sequence ATGGTACTGGCGTTCGCGGCTGGTGCGGTCCCGCTCCAGGCGGACCTCCTCCTCAACCAGCTCCCGCTGGTGCTCGTGGTCGCCGGGCTCGGATTGATGGGCTTGGAGGCGCTCGCCCCGGGTGCGCACTTCGTGGTGCTGGGAGTTGCGCTGCTGGTCGCCGGCATGGTCGGGGTGGCGCTCGGTGCTCTCGGTCTCGGCGGCGTGATACTGGCGGTCATCCTCGCGGCGGTCGTGGTTGCCAGCGGTGCGGGGACCCTGTACGCCTATCGGAAGTTCGATTTCTACGGCGGGAAGAACATGGCCCAAACCACGGATTCGAACTCTCTCCGCGGGAAATCGGGACGGGTCACCGAGCGCGTGACCCACTCGGGCGGCCAGGTCAAACTCGACGGCGGCGGGTTCAACCCCTACTATGCTGCGCGCGCACTCGACGGCGAGATCCCCGAGGGCGAGCGCGTGATGGTCACCGATCCCGGCGGCGGCAACGTCGTCACCGTCGAGTCGCTCTCGGCGATCGAGGGCGACATCGACCGTGAGCTCGCCCGGGGACGCGAGGAGGAGCCCGACGACGAGCGCGAGCGCGAAACCGCGTGA
- a CDS encoding 30S ribosomal protein S19e: MATLYDVPADALIEALVERLPESIERPDWATYAKTGAGRELPPEQEDFWRTRAASLLRRVAIDGEIGVDRLTTAYGDTKDGSNRYGVAPAKKTEGSGKIIRTALQQLEAEDLVETAEGEGRRVTADGQSLLDDTAGDVLSDLDRPELERYA; encoded by the coding sequence ATGGCAACTCTCTACGACGTTCCGGCGGATGCGCTCATCGAGGCGCTCGTCGAACGCCTCCCCGAGAGTATCGAACGCCCCGACTGGGCGACGTATGCAAAGACCGGCGCGGGTCGCGAGCTCCCGCCCGAACAGGAGGACTTCTGGCGAACCCGCGCTGCCAGCCTCCTCCGACGGGTCGCCATCGACGGCGAGATCGGCGTCGACCGGCTCACGACCGCCTACGGCGACACCAAGGACGGCTCGAACCGCTACGGCGTCGCGCCGGCGAAAAAGACCGAAGGTAGCGGGAAGATCATCCGAACCGCCCTCCAGCAGCTCGAAGCCGAGGATCTCGTCGAGACTGCCGAGGGCGAGGGCCGACGTGTCACCGCCGACGGTCAGAGTCTGCTCGACGACACCGCGGGCGACGTGCTCTCCGACCTCGACCGCCCCGAACTCGAACGCTACGCCTGA
- the metG gene encoding methionine--tRNA ligase produces MSHESFPTENPAVVTCGLPYANGDLHVGHLRTYVGGDAFARALETLGQQTAFVSGSDMHGTPVAVNAWREGVSPEEFALRHHEKYEATFPKFDVEFDNYGHTGEDENIELTQRFVSELDEGGHIYEKEIEVAWDPEEDQPLPDRYVEGTCPYCGEHARGDECDEGCGRHLEPGEIEEPTSIITGNPAEYRTREHKFLRLSEFQDYLGEFIDRLDGTANARNQPREWIEGELQDWCITRDLDWGIEYPGEEDLVLYVWVDAPIEYVASTKQYTERVGADEYDWEQVWQDEGEIIHVIGRDIIQHHTVFWPAVLHGVDFNEPRSVLASGFVNLDGKGFSTSRNRAVWADEYLDEGFDTDLYRYYVTTGTGFQQDVDFSWERFAERVNGELVGTLGNFCYRSLLFAHRNYDGTPAGDVSEEVTERIEDAIDDFAAGVDDYSIRAVGQAPVKLAQFGNEYIQGYEPWNLDDPERGSVIRDCIQLAKAIAVLAEPVMPSTAERLWNQLGESGSVHDATLDAALEAPSADFDAPEELFAKIDDDRVAELNEELEAQIAAASEGDADDAPDEDGSDDDTAGTDTEIAALADERIGFEAFQDLDIRVGEIELAEGIEGADDLARLEVDLGVETRQVVAGIKQLHDLSSLAGTRVVVLANIEKNELFGVESNGMVLAAGEDADLLTTHDDSVPGTKVR; encoded by the coding sequence ATGAGCCACGAGTCGTTCCCCACCGAGAACCCGGCGGTGGTCACGTGTGGACTGCCGTACGCCAACGGCGATCTCCACGTCGGCCACCTCCGAACCTACGTCGGCGGCGACGCGTTCGCGCGCGCGCTCGAAACACTCGGCCAGCAGACCGCGTTCGTCTCGGGATCGGACATGCACGGCACGCCCGTCGCGGTCAACGCGTGGCGCGAGGGCGTCTCGCCCGAGGAATTCGCGCTGCGCCACCACGAGAAGTACGAAGCGACCTTCCCGAAGTTCGACGTCGAGTTCGACAACTACGGCCATACGGGCGAGGACGAAAACATCGAACTCACCCAGAGATTCGTCAGCGAACTCGACGAGGGTGGTCATATCTACGAGAAGGAAATCGAAGTCGCGTGGGATCCCGAAGAGGATCAACCCCTGCCCGATCGATACGTCGAGGGGACCTGTCCGTACTGCGGCGAGCACGCCCGCGGCGACGAGTGCGACGAGGGCTGCGGTCGCCATCTCGAACCGGGTGAGATCGAAGAGCCCACCAGTATTATCACGGGCAACCCCGCGGAGTACCGCACCCGCGAGCACAAGTTCCTCCGGCTCTCGGAGTTTCAGGACTACCTCGGCGAGTTCATCGACCGGCTCGACGGGACCGCGAACGCGCGCAATCAGCCCCGTGAATGGATCGAGGGCGAACTCCAGGACTGGTGTATCACCCGCGATCTCGACTGGGGGATCGAGTATCCCGGCGAGGAGGACCTCGTGCTCTACGTCTGGGTCGATGCCCCGATCGAGTACGTCGCCTCGACCAAGCAGTACACCGAGCGCGTCGGTGCCGACGAGTACGACTGGGAGCAGGTCTGGCAGGACGAAGGGGAGATCATCCACGTCATCGGTCGGGACATCATCCAGCACCACACCGTCTTCTGGCCTGCCGTCCTTCACGGGGTGGACTTCAACGAACCCCGGTCGGTGCTGGCGAGCGGGTTCGTCAACCTCGATGGCAAGGGCTTCTCGACCAGCCGGAACCGGGCCGTCTGGGCGGACGAGTACCTCGACGAGGGGTTCGACACCGACCTCTACCGGTACTACGTCACCACCGGCACCGGGTTCCAGCAGGACGTCGACTTCTCGTGGGAGCGCTTCGCCGAGCGAGTCAACGGCGAGCTAGTGGGGACGCTCGGCAACTTCTGTTATCGGTCGCTGCTGTTCGCCCACCGCAACTACGACGGGACGCCGGCAGGCGACGTTTCCGAGGAAGTCACGGAGCGTATCGAGGACGCAATCGACGACTTCGCCGCGGGCGTCGACGATTACTCCATCCGTGCGGTCGGTCAAGCCCCCGTCAAACTCGCTCAGTTCGGCAACGAGTACATCCAGGGTTACGAGCCGTGGAACCTCGACGACCCCGAACGTGGCTCGGTCATCCGGGACTGCATCCAGCTCGCGAAGGCGATCGCGGTGCTCGCCGAGCCAGTCATGCCGAGCACCGCCGAACGTCTCTGGAACCAGCTCGGCGAGTCCGGCTCGGTCCACGACGCTACCCTCGACGCGGCGCTCGAGGCACCGTCGGCCGACTTCGACGCGCCCGAAGAGCTGTTTGCGAAGATCGACGACGACCGCGTCGCGGAGCTGAACGAGGAGCTCGAAGCCCAGATCGCAGCTGCCAGCGAGGGCGACGCGGACGACGCACCCGACGAAGACGGCTCCGACGACGATACCGCCGGGACCGACACCGAGATCGCGGCGCTCGCCGACGAGCGGATCGGGTTCGAGGCGTTCCAGGACCTCGATATCCGTGTCGGCGAGATCGAACTTGCCGAGGGGATCGAGGGAGCGGACGACCTCGCCCGGCTGGAGGTCGATCTCGGCGTCGAAACCCGACAGGTCGTCGCGGGAATCAAACAGCTCCATGATCTCAGTAGTTTAGCAGGGACTCGGGTGGTCGTACTCGCGAACATCGAGAAGAACGAGCTGTTCGGCGTCGAATCGAACGGAATGGTTCTCGCAGCGGGCGAGGATGCGGACCTGCTCACTACCCACGACGACAGCGTTCCCGGCACGAAGGTCCGCTGA
- a CDS encoding winged helix-turn-helix transcriptional regulator has translation MAEREVDEQKRSTLRQFAALGAVGPFTHLATDDNDNDARNGIAGYLATTPGAHFSKLRDDLDLGTGETQHHLRRLQNDGAIESRRDGDYRRYFPANEFEEFEQVALGYLRRETPRGMVRALLTDPDATASGLASEIGVSRPTVSKHAADLERAGLLSRADGYALVRPELLLTLLVRYADSFDAATVRFAGEADKLIRLDR, from the coding sequence ATGGCTGAGCGCGAGGTCGACGAACAGAAGCGGTCCACGCTCCGGCAGTTCGCCGCGCTCGGGGCAGTCGGCCCGTTCACACACCTCGCAACCGACGACAACGACAACGACGCCCGGAACGGTATCGCGGGCTACCTCGCTACGACGCCCGGGGCACACTTCTCGAAGCTTCGCGACGACCTCGATCTCGGCACCGGCGAGACCCAACACCACCTCCGCCGGCTCCAGAACGATGGGGCGATCGAGAGCCGACGTGACGGCGACTACCGACGGTATTTCCCCGCGAACGAGTTCGAAGAGTTCGAACAGGTCGCACTCGGCTATCTCCGTCGCGAGACGCCACGCGGAATGGTGCGCGCGCTGCTGACCGATCCCGATGCGACCGCGAGCGGTCTCGCGAGCGAAATCGGGGTTTCGCGGCCCACAGTGAGTAAACACGCCGCCGACCTCGAACGCGCGGGACTCCTCTCGCGCGCCGACGGCTACGCCCTCGTCCGGCCGGAGCTGCTCCTGACGCTGCTCGTGCGGTACGCTGATTCCTTCGACGCCGCCACGGTCCGGTTCGCGGGCGAGGCTGATAAGCTCATCCGGCTCGACCGCTGA
- a CDS encoding lysylphosphatidylglycerol synthase transmembrane domain-containing protein codes for MIRGDDLRATLIGFAGALCVLAVLVWGVGISDTIDALSGASLPVLLGIVVIAICWLSAWGMSLHTVLSVLGAPITVPAAVLVFAGATFANNVTPFGQAGGEPVSALLISRATDREYETGLAAIASVDALNFVPSIGLALVGLGYFATSITFGENLEYATIAVVAFAVVLPIAVVLGWRNRYRLERTAVDSLAPFLQRLGELVPRRSAPSRAALERRIEGFFTAVERVATNPRGLVFALVFSTAGWVGLATSLWLSLFALGHTVSPAVVLVAIPTGAMASITPLPGGLGGVEAVLGALVLATTGLPLATVTAAVLIHRGATYLLPTVIGGGTAAVLADR; via the coding sequence ATGATCCGCGGCGACGATCTCAGAGCCACGCTCATCGGCTTTGCGGGTGCGCTCTGCGTTCTCGCCGTCCTCGTCTGGGGCGTCGGAATCAGTGACACGATCGACGCGCTCTCGGGGGCCAGCCTGCCCGTGCTGCTCGGGATCGTGGTCATCGCGATCTGCTGGCTCAGCGCGTGGGGAATGTCGCTCCACACGGTACTCAGTGTGCTCGGCGCACCGATCACGGTACCGGCGGCCGTCCTCGTCTTCGCGGGGGCGACGTTCGCCAACAACGTCACGCCGTTCGGTCAGGCTGGCGGCGAGCCGGTGAGCGCGCTGCTCATCTCGCGGGCCACGGACCGCGAGTACGAGACCGGGCTCGCGGCGATCGCGAGCGTCGACGCGCTCAACTTCGTTCCCTCGATCGGGCTCGCACTCGTCGGGCTGGGCTACTTCGCGACGTCGATCACGTTCGGCGAAAACCTCGAATACGCGACGATCGCGGTGGTGGCGTTCGCGGTCGTACTCCCGATCGCGGTGGTGCTCGGGTGGCGCAACCGCTATCGGCTCGAACGGACCGCGGTCGACTCGCTCGCTCCGTTCCTCCAGCGCCTCGGCGAGCTCGTGCCGCGCCGATCGGCTCCGAGCCGGGCCGCCCTCGAACGCCGGATCGAGGGCTTCTTCACGGCCGTCGAGCGCGTCGCCACCAACCCCCGTGGACTGGTGTTCGCACTCGTCTTCTCGACGGCGGGCTGGGTCGGGCTCGCGACCTCGCTCTGGCTCTCGCTGTTCGCGCTCGGACACACTGTCTCGCCCGCCGTCGTGCTGGTGGCCATCCCGACAGGCGCGATGGCGAGCATCACGCCACTCCCCGGCGGGCTCGGCGGTGTCGAAGCGGTCCTCGGTGCGCTCGTTCTCGCAACCACCGGGCTCCCGCTGGCGACCGTGACGGCCGCCGTCCTCATCCATCGCGGCGCGACCTATCTCCTCCCGACCGTCATCGGCGGGGGCACCGCGGCGGTGCTCGCCGACCGCTGA
- a CDS encoding NAD-dependent epimerase/dehydratase family protein has protein sequence MQGQRVLVTGGAGFIGSNLANHLAETNDVIALDDGYLGTPDNLDEGVEFVEASVVDEDLPSDVDALFHLAALSSQKMHEENPQRGARVNVEGFVNTVEQVRRNGCDTVVYASTSSIYGDRTEPSPENMPIEAGSGYEASKLARERYAEYFANRYDMTAAGMRFFSVYQGYGGSEEHKGEFANIIAQFADDLANGRPPVIYGDGSHTRDFTHVSDIVRGLELAADNRLTGIYNLGTGESYSANTVVAMLNDELGTDIEPEHVENPIDEDMFVHDTMADATKMHDATGWEPQIDFEEGIRRVCAQYQ, from the coding sequence ATGCAGGGCCAGCGCGTGCTCGTCACCGGTGGTGCAGGGTTCATCGGGTCGAACCTCGCCAACCACCTCGCCGAAACGAACGACGTGATCGCGCTCGACGACGGCTACCTCGGGACGCCCGACAACCTCGATGAGGGAGTGGAGTTCGTCGAGGCAAGTGTGGTCGACGAGGATCTCCCGAGCGACGTGGACGCCCTCTTCCACCTCGCGGCGCTCTCCTCCCAGAAGATGCACGAGGAGAACCCCCAGCGCGGCGCGCGGGTCAACGTCGAGGGGTTCGTGAACACCGTCGAGCAAGTGCGACGCAACGGCTGTGACACCGTGGTCTACGCCTCGACGTCCTCGATCTACGGCGACCGGACCGAGCCCTCGCCCGAAAATATGCCGATCGAGGCCGGGTCGGGCTACGAGGCCTCGAAGCTCGCACGCGAGCGCTACGCCGAGTACTTCGCCAACCGCTACGACATGACGGCCGCTGGGATGCGCTTTTTCTCGGTGTATCAGGGCTACGGCGGCTCGGAAGAGCACAAGGGCGAGTTCGCCAACATCATCGCCCAGTTCGCCGACGACCTCGCGAACGGTCGCCCGCCGGTCATCTACGGCGACGGCTCGCACACCCGGGACTTCACCCACGTCTCGGACATCGTCCGCGGACTCGAACTCGCCGCCGACAACCGGTTGACGGGGATCTACAACCTCGGGACAGGCGAGAGCTACTCCGCGAACACGGTCGTCGCGATGTTGAACGACGAACTCGGCACCGACATCGAGCCCGAACACGTCGAGAACCCCATCGACGAGGACATGTTCGTCCACGATACGATGGCCGACGCCACGAAGATGCACGACGCGACCGGCTGGGAACCCCAGATCGACTTCGAAGAGGGAATCCGACGGGTCTGCGCGCAGTATCAGTAG
- the rocF gene encoding arginase, translating to MTISTIGVPMDLGADRRGVDMGPSAIRYAGLASTLGNIGRSCVDAGDLTVPHAEERDPEARSIEANAKYLDEVESVCTRLADEVASSLDDGALPLVLGGDHSIAIGTLVGASRDAEIGAIWFDAHSDVNTPETTPSGNVHGMPLAAALGMGTFADTPWANAPGLREENVVLVGLRSVDEPERERIRDSAITAYTMSDIDQRGVVDVTEEALDIATDGVDGIHVSLDLDWLDPSHAPGVGTPVRGGVTYREAHSALETVADRDADTGVLRSLELVEANPILDSHNETAELGVELVASALGKRVL from the coding sequence ATGACGATCAGTACGATCGGCGTCCCGATGGACCTCGGAGCCGACCGGCGGGGCGTCGACATGGGCCCCTCGGCCATCCGATACGCCGGACTCGCCTCGACGCTCGGCAATATCGGTCGCTCGTGCGTCGATGCCGGCGATCTCACGGTTCCCCACGCCGAGGAGCGCGATCCCGAGGCGAGGTCGATCGAGGCCAACGCGAAGTATCTCGACGAAGTCGAGTCGGTCTGTACGCGGCTCGCCGACGAGGTCGCGTCCTCGCTCGACGACGGCGCGCTCCCGCTCGTCTTGGGGGGCGATCACTCGATCGCGATCGGTACGCTGGTCGGCGCGTCGCGCGACGCCGAGATCGGCGCGATCTGGTTCGACGCTCATAGCGACGTCAACACGCCCGAGACCACGCCCTCGGGCAACGTTCACGGGATGCCGCTCGCGGCCGCGCTGGGGATGGGGACGTTCGCCGACACGCCGTGGGCGAACGCGCCCGGTCTCCGCGAGGAGAACGTCGTCCTCGTCGGCCTCCGCAGCGTCGACGAACCCGAACGCGAGCGCATCCGTGACAGCGCGATTACGGCCTACACCATGTCCGACATCGACCAGCGCGGCGTCGTCGATGTCACCGAGGAAGCGCTCGATATCGCTACCGATGGTGTCGACGGAATCCACGTTAGTCTCGATCTCGACTGGCTCGATCCGTCCCACGCCCCGGGCGTCGGTACTCCCGTCCGTGGCGGCGTCACCTACCGCGAGGCCCACTCCGCGCTCGAAACCGTCGCCGACCGTGATGCGGATACAGGTGTCCTCCGCTCGCTCGAACTCGTCGAGGCGAACCCGATCCTCGACTCGCACAACGAGACCGCCGAACTCGGCGTCGAACTGGTGGCGAGCGCGCTCGGCAAGCGCGTGCTCTAG